The genome window AAGTCGTGTTCTTTTTTTTTACGCAAAAAGGGGATTCGACACAGCCCCCCATATGAGAACGTGTCGGCAGGAGCCGACGAAACTTTAAGATTTTTTCAGGAGGACCACGTGATAGACGGAATCGAGAGCGGATTAGGCATAGCCCAGGCGTTCCCCTCGGGAGCCGGGGAAGCGAAACCCGGCAACCTGGCCGCCGATACCGGCAAATTCTTCGGTGAACTGGTGTCCAAGGTGAGTGAGCTCCAGGCCCAGTCGGACACCGCCATCAAGGGACTCGTGTCCGGCGAATCCAAGGGGCTCCACGAGGTGATGATCGCCATGGAAAAGTCGTCCATCTCGTTCCAGTTCCTGAGCCAGGTGCGGAACAAGGCGGTCGAGGCCTACCAGGAAGTTATGCGGATGCAGGTCTAGTCCTGATCCCCGCCGGAGTACTTCATGCCTGAAGCCCTGAACAAACTGATCCAGCCATTCATGGCTCTGCCGCCGGCCAAACGCTGGGTGGTGGGGGGCGTTGTGGGCCTGTCGGTCGTCGCCTTTACCATCCTGATCCTGGTGGCGAACCGGACCGACTATCGCCCCCTCTTCACGAACCTGACGAGCGAGGATGCCGGCGAGATCGTGACCAAGCTCAAGGAGCAGAAGGTCCCCTATCGCATCGCCGCCGACGGCAAGGCGATTCTTGTCCCCTCCGACAAGGTGTACGACCTGCGGCTTTCGCTGGCCTCCGACGGCCTGCCCCAGGGAGGTGGGGTCGGGTTCGAGATCTTCGACCGGAAGAATTTCGGCATGACCGATTTCGTCCAGAAGCTCAATTACCAGCGGGCCCTCCAGGGGGAGCTCTCCCGCACCATCAGCCAGATTTCCGGGGTGGAGCAGGCCCGGGTCCACCTGGTGATCCCTGAGAAGTCGCTCTTCAAGGAAGACGAAAAACCGGCCACGGCCTCGGTGGTCCTGAAGGTGAAGGGGCAGCGCCAGCTCCGGGAAAACGACGTGCAGGGTATTGTCCACCTGGTTGCGTCCGCCATCGAGGGGATGAATCCGGAGCATGTGACCGTCCTCGACCAGAAGGGCAAGCTCCTGTCCAAGAACACCCCCGGCGATGCAACCGGCAAGATGACCGCCTCCATGCAGGAGGTCCAGCGGGCCTATGAGCGGAGCACCGAGGAACGCCTCCAGTCGCTGCTGGACAAGGCCGTGGGCACCGGCAGGTCCGTGGCTCGGGTTTCGGCGGTCTTCGATTTCCGCCAGGTGGAGCGCTACGAGGAAAAATACGACCCCGAGACCGTGGTCCGCAGTGAGCAGCGGTCCGAGGAAAAGCAGGACGGCTCGACGGTCACGGGCGGGGTGCCCGGCGTGCAGACCAACCTGGGACGGGCGGCCGGCCAGCCCGCCGGAACCGCCGGAGGCGGCAGCAAGAACGACGAGACCCTCAACTATGAGGTGAGCCGTGCCACCGCCCGCACCATCGAGCCGGTGGGGACCCTCTCCAAGGTTTCGGTGGCGATCCTGGTGGACGGCAAGTACGATGCCGCCGCAGCCGGCAAGGACGGCAAAGAGGCAAAGCCCAAGTACTCGCCCCGTTCGCCGGACGAACTCCAGAAGATCGATGCATTGGTGAAAAGCTCGGTCGGCTTCAATGCCGAGCGGGGCGATCAGGTGACGGTCGTCAATATCCCGTTCCAGGATACGGGCGATGCCGGGGCCGGCGAGGCAGACCAATGGTGGAACGCCCCCGTTTTCCTCTCCCTGCTGAAAAACGGCCTGATCGGCTTCGGCTTCCTGGCGCTTCTCTTCTTTGTGGTGCGGCCGCTCCTGAAGATCCTCAGGCCGGAAAAGAGCACTACCTTCGAGCCGATCCCCACGGCCGAGGATGCCCTCAACCAGATCGCAGAGATCCATCGGCTGCAGATCGGCAACCAGACCGTGAGCCAGATGGAGCTCATCAACAAGATCAAGCAGGAACCCTATCAAGCGGCCCAGATCATCCAGAACTGGCTGCGAGACAAGGGTGAGGAATAGGGCTCGAATCCATGACCGGAACCGATAAGGCGGCCATACTGCTCCTCTACCTGGGTCCCGAAGCGACCTCGAAGGTATTCGAGCACCTGGACGACGACGAGATAAAGAAGATATCCAAGAGCATGGCGACTCTGGGCCATGTGCCGCGCAACGTCATCCAGGACGTGGTGACGGAGTACACCTCCCTCACCAACCCCGAGACGGGCATTTTCTCCCAGGGTGAGGAGTTCGTCCGCAAGATTCTCGAGCAGACCCTGGGGCCCCAGAAGGCGGAGATCCTTCTCAAGGAGCTCCAGTCGTCGAGCTTTGGCGACATGGTCGACGTCCTTGCCAACCTGGATGCCAAGACCATTGCCAACTTCCTCTCCCAGGAGCATCCCCAGACCATCGCCGTCATCCTGGCCAAGCTGAGGGCCAAGCAGACCGGCGAGATCATCTCCATGCTCCCCCAGGGGCTCCAGGCAGAGGTGGTGATGCGGATCGCCGACGTCGATCAGGTCTCACCCGAGATACTTGCCGACATCGACGAGGTCATCAAGCGGGAACTGACCGCCATGGGCGGTGTCCAGCGCTACAAGGTCGGCGGCGTGGAAAAGGTCGTCGACATGTTCAACCACCTGGACCGGAGCAAGGAAAAGCAGATCCTCGAGAAGCTCGATACCCTCAACCCGCCTCTGGCCGAGGTCATCCGCAAGCACCTCTTCACCTTCGAAGACATCTTCAAGCTGGACGACCGCTCCATCCAGGCAATCATGCGGGAGGTTTCCAACGACACCCTGACCCTTGCCATGAAGACCGCGCCGGACGAGATCAAGGAGAAGATCTTCCGCAACATCTCCAGCCGCGCCGCCGAGATGATCAAGGAAGACCTGGAGGTCATGGGGCCGGTCCGCCTGTCGGACGTGGAGAAGGGGCAGTCGGAGATCATCAAGATCGTTCGCCGCATGGAGGAAGAGGGCAAGGTGGTGCTTGCCGGTCGCGGAGGCGACGATGTCCTCGTCTAAGGCTTCCCGCATCATCAAGGTGGACCAGTTGCCGCCCCAGTCCATCCGCAGCTACAGCTTCGGCTTCATTGCCGCTGAAGCGCCGTCGGAACTGCCTCCGGAAGCCGACGGTTTCGTCCCCTGTGCCCTGGGTGCGCCGGCGCCCCTGCCGGGGCTTCTGCTCGAGGAGGAGCCCGAACCGGCGCCGGTCGTCCCGTTCGATCTCGAGGGGAAGGTGGTGCTGGCCGAGGATGAGCTGCAGTCCCGGGTGGACGAGGTCTTCCGCAACGGCATGGACGAGGGGCGCCGCCAGGCGGAACGGGGGCTCGCCAATGTCTTCAAGTCCCTGCGGGACGGAGTCGCCGCCCTGACCGGCCTGCGCAGCCGTGTCATGAAGGAGAGCGAGGAGGATCTGCTGCGGCTCGCGGTGATGATCGCCCGCAAGATCGTCCAGCGGGAGGTGGCACAGGACCCCCAGGTACTGGCGGCCATTGTTGCCGCAGCGGTGGGGGGATGCACCGAGCGGGACCGGGTGGTGGTCCGCCTGAACCCTGACGACTACGCCCAGGTTTCGGTCAACCGCCAGGCGTTCCTTGAGGGGCTCGGCGAGGAATCGGCCATAACCCTCGCCCCCGATGAAACCATCGGCCCGGGGGGATGTCTCGTAGAAACCGCCACCGGCACGGTGGATGCCCGGATCGAGGCCCAACTGGACGAGATCTACCGTTCGCTGCTGGAGGAGCGCAGCGCTCCCGTGGAGCCGTCAAGCGTACCGGATGTTGACTCCCATGCCGACCTCGCCTTTGGCGGCGAGGAGACCATCGCCCCCTTCAAGGGACAGGGCGCCTGGGTCAAGGGACGTGAAGAGAGACCGCGCGACGATGTCCAGGATTGATCTTTCTCGCTATCTCGCCGCCGTGGATGCCATGAAGCCGATCCGGTTCCACGGCAAGGTGACCCAGGTGGTGGGGCTCGTCATCGAGGGGTTCTGCCCCGATGCGGCGGTCGGCACCCTCTGTCTCGTCCACCCCAATGACGGCGATCCCATCCCGGCCGAGGTGGTCGGCTTCCGGGACAACAAGACGCTGCTGATGCCCCTGGGCGAGTTGCGCGGGGTGGGGCTCGGGAGCCTCATCTCGGTCAAGCGGAAAAAAGCCTCCCTCGGCGTGGGCCCCGGGCTGCTGGGGCGCGTCATCGACGGACTCGGGGTGCCCATCGACGATAAGGGCCCCCTGGCCATCCGTGAAGAGTACCCCATCTACGCCAATCCGGTGAACCCCATGAAGCGGCGGCCG of Geobacter anodireducens contains these proteins:
- a CDS encoding flagellar assembly protein FliH, which translates into the protein MSSSKASRIIKVDQLPPQSIRSYSFGFIAAEAPSELPPEADGFVPCALGAPAPLPGLLLEEEPEPAPVVPFDLEGKVVLAEDELQSRVDEVFRNGMDEGRRQAERGLANVFKSLRDGVAALTGLRSRVMKESEEDLLRLAVMIARKIVQREVAQDPQVLAAIVAAAVGGCTERDRVVVRLNPDDYAQVSVNRQAFLEGLGEESAITLAPDETIGPGGCLVETATGTVDARIEAQLDEIYRSLLEERSAPVEPSSVPDVDSHADLAFGGEETIAPFKGQGAWVKGREERPRDDVQD
- a CDS encoding flagellar hook-basal body protein FliE, whose protein sequence is MIDGIESGLGIAQAFPSGAGEAKPGNLAADTGKFFGELVSKVSELQAQSDTAIKGLVSGESKGLHEVMIAMEKSSISFQFLSQVRNKAVEAYQEVMRMQV
- a CDS encoding flagellar M-ring protein FliF — its product is MPEALNKLIQPFMALPPAKRWVVGGVVGLSVVAFTILILVANRTDYRPLFTNLTSEDAGEIVTKLKEQKVPYRIAADGKAILVPSDKVYDLRLSLASDGLPQGGGVGFEIFDRKNFGMTDFVQKLNYQRALQGELSRTISQISGVEQARVHLVIPEKSLFKEDEKPATASVVLKVKGQRQLRENDVQGIVHLVASAIEGMNPEHVTVLDQKGKLLSKNTPGDATGKMTASMQEVQRAYERSTEERLQSLLDKAVGTGRSVARVSAVFDFRQVERYEEKYDPETVVRSEQRSEEKQDGSTVTGGVPGVQTNLGRAAGQPAGTAGGGSKNDETLNYEVSRATARTIEPVGTLSKVSVAILVDGKYDAAAAGKDGKEAKPKYSPRSPDELQKIDALVKSSVGFNAERGDQVTVVNIPFQDTGDAGAGEADQWWNAPVFLSLLKNGLIGFGFLALLFFVVRPLLKILRPEKSTTFEPIPTAEDALNQIAEIHRLQIGNQTVSQMELINKIKQEPYQAAQIIQNWLRDKGEE
- a CDS encoding flagellar motor switch protein FliG — encoded protein: MTGTDKAAILLLYLGPEATSKVFEHLDDDEIKKISKSMATLGHVPRNVIQDVVTEYTSLTNPETGIFSQGEEFVRKILEQTLGPQKAEILLKELQSSSFGDMVDVLANLDAKTIANFLSQEHPQTIAVILAKLRAKQTGEIISMLPQGLQAEVVMRIADVDQVSPEILADIDEVIKRELTAMGGVQRYKVGGVEKVVDMFNHLDRSKEKQILEKLDTLNPPLAEVIRKHLFTFEDIFKLDDRSIQAIMREVSNDTLTLAMKTAPDEIKEKIFRNISSRAAEMIKEDLEVMGPVRLSDVEKGQSEIIKIVRRMEEEGKVVLAGRGGDDVLV